Proteins from a genomic interval of Lactococcus protaetiae:
- a CDS encoding cell division site-positioning protein MapZ family protein, translated as MADAAQNADEKSKMTVAPTDSEESFVDEELSVKESSEGVLEQQLDQEPVPIIMSANEVPLTEEVVSTDKTEENIKAQAEILENPVIAPSDENQEVLSRSKGKNRKTPIIIGVCAVVLLGVGAVGFAQYNANQHPKPVQTAKSNSESSDLDKFNKAYDAFFTDKSHVALKNNQFTQFSTLEKMVSPHKNATAWSNAVSETQDLKEQIAAINLVNALFTKPVITDGKFDTTPKVINNVKIPATPKTGNETLNKLLTRAIALAKSQVEKNAATTSSTQKASAGTTSSSDNTQGNTTPSTNTTESNTNTDTNNSGSSSVVTNNGGLSANGVTLDTAKARVQPQAGINPNDSAFIWGMVSCRKFWIFVVREVILKEITISLYQRLSIRLTVAKASQQAL; from the coding sequence ATGGCGGATGCAGCACAAAATGCTGATGAAAAGTCAAAAATGACAGTTGCGCCTACTGACAGCGAAGAATCATTTGTTGATGAGGAACTGTCAGTAAAAGAATCAAGTGAAGGCGTTTTAGAGCAACAGTTGGATCAAGAACCAGTTCCTATCATAATGTCAGCCAATGAAGTGCCACTGACAGAAGAAGTTGTCAGTACTGACAAAACAGAAGAAAATATCAAAGCGCAGGCAGAAATTTTAGAAAATCCAGTCATTGCTCCTTCAGATGAAAATCAAGAAGTATTGAGTCGCTCTAAAGGTAAAAATAGGAAAACACCGATTATTATTGGTGTTTGTGCAGTTGTTTTGCTCGGAGTAGGTGCAGTTGGTTTTGCACAGTATAATGCCAATCAGCATCCAAAACCAGTACAAACGGCTAAAAGTAATAGTGAATCATCGGATTTAGATAAATTCAATAAAGCTTACGATGCTTTCTTTACTGATAAATCTCATGTGGCATTAAAAAATAATCAGTTTACTCAATTTTCTACTCTTGAAAAAATGGTCAGTCCGCATAAAAATGCAACGGCTTGGTCTAACGCCGTTTCCGAAACACAAGATTTGAAAGAACAAATTGCAGCGATTAATCTCGTGAACGCTTTATTTACTAAGCCTGTCATTACTGACGGAAAGTTTGATACTACTCCGAAAGTGATAAATAATGTAAAAATTCCTGCTACTCCTAAAACAGGTAACGAAACATTAAATAAATTATTAACTAGAGCGATTGCTTTGGCTAAGTCGCAAGTCGAAAAAAATGCTGCTACAACGTCTTCAACACAAAAAGCTTCAGCTGGAACAACCTCATCATCAGATAATACACAAGGTAATACAACACCATCAACAAATACTACTGAGTCTAATACGAATACAGACACGAATAACTCAGGATCGTCAAGTGTAGTAACAAATAATGGTGGTTTGAGTGCTAATGGCGTGACACTTGATACTGCTAAAGCGCGTGTTCAACCACAAGCAGGCATTAATCCAAATGATTCAGCTTTTATTTGGGGGATGGTATCTTGCAGAAAGTTTTGGATATTTGTCGTGCGCGAGGTTATATTAAAGGAAATAACTATATCCTTGTACCAACGGCTATCCATACGACTAACGGTAGCCAAGGCTTCCCAGCAGGCATTGTAA
- a CDS encoding cell division site-positioning protein MapZ family protein, with amino-acid sequence MCRARGYIKGNNYILVPTAIHTTNGSQGFPAGIVSGYYNLYAPDGSYLVSINDKTGYFVGNGAGHADDLDY; translated from the coding sequence ATTTGTCGTGCGCGAGGTTATATTAAAGGAAATAACTATATCCTTGTACCAACGGCTATCCATACGACTAACGGTAGCCAAGGCTTCCCAGCAGGCATTGTAAGTGGATATTACAATCTTTATGCTCCAGATGGAAGTTATCTTGTGTCTATTAATGACAAAACAGGCTATTTCGTTGGAAATGGTGCAGGTCATGCTGATGATTTAGATTATTGA